Proteins encoded within one genomic window of Natator depressus isolate rNatDep1 chromosome 1, rNatDep2.hap1, whole genome shotgun sequence:
- the SMIM45 gene encoding small integral membrane protein 45 codes for MPHFLDWFVPVYLMISILILVGFGACIYYFEPGLQEAHKWRTQRPIMERDLRKTLMIRDNLAFGVPEV; via the coding sequence ATGCCCCACTTCTTGGATTGGTTTGTGCCAGTGTATCTGATGATCTCCATTCTCATCTTGGTGGGCTTCGGAGCTTGCATATACTACTTTGAGCCGGGCCTACAGGAGGCCCACAAGTGGCGGACGCAAAGGCCGATCATGGAACGAGATCTTCGGAAAACACTGATGATACGGGATAACCTTGCCTTTGGGGTGCCTGAGGTCTAG